The Phragmitibacter flavus genome includes a window with the following:
- the mutM gene encoding bifunctional DNA-formamidopyrimidine glycosylase/DNA-(apurinic or apyrimidinic site) lyase — translation MPELPEVETTLRGVLPHLLGRVVTKVEVREPRLRWPVPEEVQLLAGQRITGGKRRAKYLLFAAESGTLLVHLGMSGSLRLTEPGVVLRKHDHVSLHLDSGMELRYHDPRRFGAMLWLTGVPEEHDLLRHLGPEPFDAAFSAGRLMQLSRGKNVAVKLFIMDGKTAVGIGNIYACEALFMAGINPAKAAGKVKKADYERLVVSVREVLLKSIEMGGTTLRDFVREDGQPGYFKQSLRVYGREGEPCLACAKPVLRIVQGQRSTFYCRFCQR, via the coding sequence ATGCCAGAGCTTCCTGAAGTTGAAACGACGTTGCGCGGGGTGCTGCCGCACTTGTTGGGGCGCGTGGTGACGAAGGTGGAGGTGCGGGAACCACGTTTGCGCTGGCCGGTGCCGGAGGAGGTGCAGTTGCTGGCCGGTCAACGGATCACGGGTGGCAAGCGAAGGGCGAAATATCTGCTGTTTGCTGCGGAGTCAGGGACGTTGTTGGTGCATCTGGGGATGTCGGGGAGCTTACGATTGACGGAGCCGGGGGTGGTATTGCGAAAGCATGATCACGTGTCGCTGCATTTGGATTCGGGGATGGAGCTGCGTTACCATGACCCGCGTCGGTTTGGGGCGATGTTGTGGCTGACGGGCGTGCCGGAGGAACATGATTTGTTGAGGCATCTGGGGCCGGAACCGTTTGATGCGGCTTTTTCGGCGGGGCGATTGATGCAGCTTTCGCGAGGAAAAAACGTGGCGGTGAAACTGTTCATCATGGACGGCAAGACGGCGGTGGGGATCGGGAATATCTATGCGTGTGAGGCGTTGTTCATGGCGGGGATCAATCCGGCCAAAGCAGCGGGGAAGGTGAAGAAGGCGGATTATGAAAGGCTGGTGGTGTCGGTGCGCGAGGTGTTGTTGAAGTCGATTGAGATGGGCGGCACGACGCTGCGGGATTTCGTGCGTGAGGATGGTCAGCCGGGATATTTCAAACAGAGCTTGCGGGTGTATGGTCGCGAGGGGGAGCCTTGTTTGGCTTGTGCGAAGCCGGTGCTGCGGATCGTGCAGGGACAGCGGTCGACGTTTTATTGCCGGTTTTGCCAGCGGTGA
- the folP gene encoding dihydropteroate synthase, with amino-acid sequence MLLQARHHQLTFPRQPLVMGIININDDSFCNDGSLDPTTALAQARQQLIDGADIIDIGAESARTNRGPISIEEEVRRLRSFIDQWPDLIADLPASPPLLSINTWRSEVVEQILPHGGDILNDISALPDARNAELCAQHGAALLIMHSVGQPKVAHTHVGWPDIMAELDRFFEEKIQLAIAAGLNPNQIILDPGIDFAKQRDDNLTIYRDLEKLHRFNRPILLPVSRKTVIGNVLNLPDPNERDAGTLACIATGVRRGAHIFRVHNVPAVVQSLKILTPLMDPVAADVRRL; translated from the coding sequence ATGCTCCTGCAAGCCCGTCATCACCAGCTTACCTTCCCCCGCCAGCCGTTGGTGATGGGCATCATCAACATCAACGACGACTCCTTTTGTAACGACGGCTCGCTTGATCCCACCACCGCCCTCGCCCAAGCGCGTCAGCAACTCATCGACGGTGCCGACATCATCGACATCGGTGCCGAAAGCGCCCGCACCAACCGCGGCCCCATTTCCATTGAAGAAGAGGTCCGCCGCCTGCGCAGTTTCATCGATCAATGGCCCGATCTCATCGCTGACTTACCGGCTTCGCCACCCCTGCTTTCCATCAACACCTGGCGCTCCGAAGTCGTCGAACAAATCCTTCCCCACGGCGGCGACATCCTCAACGACATCTCCGCCCTGCCCGATGCCCGCAATGCCGAACTCTGCGCCCAACACGGGGCCGCCCTGCTCATCATGCACAGCGTCGGGCAACCCAAAGTCGCCCACACCCATGTCGGCTGGCCCGACATCATGGCGGAACTCGACCGCTTCTTCGAAGAAAAAATTCAGCTCGCCATCGCCGCCGGACTCAACCCCAACCAGATCATCCTCGATCCTGGCATCGACTTCGCCAAACAGCGCGACGACAACCTCACTATTTACCGCGACCTCGAAAAACTCCATCGCTTCAATCGCCCCATCCTGCTGCCCGTTTCGCGCAAAACCGTCATCGGGAATGTCCTCAACCTCCCCGATCCGAACGAACGCGACGCCGGCACCCTCGCCTGCATTGCTACTGGCGTCCGACGAGGAGCCCACATCTTCCGCGTTCACAATGTCCCCGCCGTCGTGCAATCCCTGAAAATCCTCACTCCATTGATGGATCCCGTAGCAGCCGATGTAAGGAGGCTCTAA
- a CDS encoding Uma2 family endonuclease has translation MVTWAEICADPVLQNLPYKIETNRFGKIMMSPASFWHGGFEIEIGHLLKQLMQGGRAVAECAIKTTDGIRVADVAWISRERYEPHRKAISLPIAPEICVEIISSSNTKEEMLSKMQLYFSAGAKETWLCDEDGNMEFYHSASVAPIPQSVLCPLFPVKVVLD, from the coding sequence ATGGTGACTTGGGCTGAAATTTGCGCCGATCCGGTGTTGCAAAATCTTCCTTACAAAATCGAAACCAATCGTTTTGGCAAAATCATGATGAGTCCCGCGTCGTTCTGGCATGGTGGTTTTGAGATCGAGATTGGCCACCTTCTCAAACAGCTGATGCAAGGCGGCAGAGCGGTCGCCGAATGCGCCATCAAAACCACCGACGGCATCCGCGTCGCCGATGTCGCCTGGATTTCTCGCGAACGTTACGAGCCCCATCGCAAGGCCATCAGCCTGCCCATTGCACCAGAGATTTGTGTTGAGATCATTTCAAGTTCCAACACCAAAGAGGAGATGCTCAGCAAGATGCAGCTGTATTTCTCTGCGGGTGCCAAAGAAACCTGGTTGTGTGATGAAGATGGCAACATGGAGTTTTACCACTCCGCATCTGTCGCGCCCATTCCGCAATCCGTGCTTTGCCCGCTATTTCCCGTCAAGGTCGTGTTGGACTGA
- a CDS encoding M20 family metallopeptidase translates to MLSLPQSVTELLQALVRIPSVNPDGDPGTEFIGEKACAEYVGEFLKASGAAVVLEEILPDRPNVIGRYPTNASSDGAAKKKIVFAPHTDTVGVVGMIVEPFGGELRDGKVWGRGASDTKGPMAAMLWALHELHSTGELAALPVEVHFAGFMSEETAQHGSRHFAEKHGAEYAFGIIGEPTGLETVFKHKGCLWADIETFGVAVHGSRPELGENAILRMARLIKALDGEFRGQLAEAGGEDAWLGKTTLSLGMIRGGSRPNITADHCVLTVDIRFTPDLHRQGGPLALLEAFVAAHDETARVTPRMKPQPCLDTPEEDVFVQKLVAAGAPLGGAPWVCDAAFLAQGGVPSVAIGPGTIAQAHTIDEHISVADLEDGVRFFKAWLRSLAE, encoded by the coding sequence ATGCTTTCGCTGCCCCAATCTGTCACCGAACTGTTGCAAGCGCTGGTGCGCATTCCGTCGGTGAATCCGGATGGAGATCCCGGGACGGAATTCATCGGGGAAAAGGCCTGTGCAGAGTATGTTGGAGAGTTTCTGAAGGCGTCGGGGGCAGCGGTGGTGCTGGAGGAGATTTTGCCGGATCGGCCGAATGTGATCGGACGGTATCCAACCAACGCTTCCAGCGATGGAGCGGCGAAAAAGAAGATCGTTTTTGCGCCGCACACGGACACGGTGGGCGTGGTGGGGATGATCGTCGAGCCGTTTGGCGGGGAACTACGCGATGGCAAGGTTTGGGGGCGCGGGGCGTCGGACACGAAAGGGCCGATGGCGGCAATGTTGTGGGCTTTGCACGAGTTGCATTCAACAGGTGAACTGGCAGCGCTGCCGGTGGAGGTGCATTTTGCGGGGTTCATGTCGGAGGAGACGGCACAGCATGGGTCGCGTCATTTTGCGGAAAAGCATGGGGCGGAGTATGCATTCGGGATCATTGGAGAGCCGACCGGATTGGAGACGGTTTTTAAACACAAGGGGTGTCTTTGGGCGGACATTGAGACGTTTGGAGTGGCGGTGCATGGATCGCGTCCGGAGCTGGGGGAAAACGCGATTTTGCGGATGGCGCGGTTGATCAAGGCGCTGGATGGAGAGTTTCGTGGTCAGCTGGCGGAGGCGGGCGGTGAGGATGCGTGGCTGGGGAAAACAACGCTGAGTTTGGGGATGATTCGCGGCGGTTCGAGGCCCAACATCACGGCGGATCATTGTGTGTTGACGGTGGATATCCGCTTTACGCCGGATTTGCATCGTCAAGGCGGGCCGCTGGCGTTGTTGGAGGCGTTTGTGGCGGCGCATGATGAGACGGCCAGGGTGACGCCGCGGATGAAACCGCAGCCGTGTTTGGACACGCCGGAGGAAGATGTTTTTGTGCAGAAGCTCGTGGCGGCGGGGGCGCCATTGGGGGGGGCGCCGTGGGTTTGTGATGCGGCGTTTTTGGCGCAGGGCGGAGTGCCGAGCGTGGCGATTGGACCGGGGACGATTGCCCAGGCTCACACGATTGATGAGCACATTTCAGTGGCGGATCTGGAGGATGGCGTGCGATTTTTCAAAGCGTGGCTGAGGTCGTTGGCGGAGTAG